The segment TGAACGGAGCAAGTTTACTTTTTCTTGCAAGACGCCCACTAAATCAAGCTTTTCCTTCAATTCTTGTTCAAGAGATCTTTTTTCTTCCCCGGCCTTCAAGAGGTTGCTTTGAAGACTGTCAATTTGAACTTTAAGGTTCTCAATTAACCTCTTCTCATTTTTAAGTTCCTGCCCTAAGCCTGCAATTGTATTGTTAGCTGAATTTAGTTGATCCATTATAGACAGCTTTTCTTCCTTTGCCTCTTTAAGTTGCTTGGTTCGTTCTTCGCGTTCATTTAGCAGTTTTGATTCAAAGTCTTTCTCCATTGAGACAATTGCagcttctttttctttcaatttgatCTTTATCTGCGTGTTCCAATCAATgcaaaattaattttaaactaATCCATGGAAATGGAAGTCGAAATTAATTAAGAACGGCAAAATATTACATTAAGTGAGAAAAACCAAAAGCATTCTTTGATATCTAATCTTTTGCTTTTTGTCTTTACTTTTCTCTATCCGGAAAAGGGAATACTTGATAGGAAGTAGGGAAGTTGAGGAAAAAGTAGTCTGAGGACTGGGAGAGACAATAATATTGTAGAAAACTATATTGCTATGATTCTTCATTTTCACTGAAGTATCTGAGTCCGACGCAGGTTTTGACATGGAGGGTATACCACCctccaaatacatgaaaaaaCTATGAAAAAATTGAACACACCCACGTCCAAGTGACATAGGTTGAAAAGGGTCTGAGTACCCATAACTTCTTTAACTCTTCTTAAATGCTCAAAACCATCTTATGGTGTAACAAAATTTGAATTTGAAGGTAAGTGATGACTTACTGACTCTAAGGCTTGATCAGTTTCTTTCTTCTCCTTCTGAAGCAAAGCATAGAGCGGACCAAGCACACTGACTCCAAATATCCCAAGACCATTCAGAAAAGATAGAAAGGGATTTGATGTCGAACCTCCCCGTTCTTCCTGTCCATGGAAGCTACCCCGTTAAGAATTTCGAAACTTAGTCAAAAAGTCAAGAAATAAACATAATTAAAGCAAATAGACTGAATGGGATAATAAAGCAAGTAAGACTCAAACCTCTGCTTTTTGGTTTTCCTCTGGCTTGTTTAGCTCACTTTCTGTCACATTTTCTTagaaaaaaagatgaataaatgaaaaaagaaattgAAGGTGAACAGTTATTAGACCAACCCTAAAAGGGACTTAAGAAGAAGAATGCATATAGGACCCTGATAAGAGATCcaatatatatgaaatttaaagaaaatgatACGCGAATTAATTCGAAAAGAACAAGCATGAGCATAAGAACTTGTTTTGAATATGAAAGCAATGAGTAACTTATACAAGCTTCACTTGCAATTATAcctcaagccaattagtacagaaACTGTGAGTTCATACCTGATTTCTTCTCCATGAAAGGTGACTTGTTcaaataccaaaataaaccacTCAGCATTTTACTAAATTCTCAATCAGGTCACCTCTTACTAATTTCATGGACCATTGAACTTTTACTAACAAAACAGTCCTAAAAGTTGTTCCACTACCACTCGGAGGAATGTTTCCCTTTTTTCCCTGGAAGGGGATGGACCAATTTAATATTTAACTCAATTATTTCATAGTAATAAAAGCCAAAACAGAATTCTTAACACAATAAgggcaaaaagaaaagaaatcaaaataaaGGCAATTAGTGCCAGAGCTTCCCCACAAGCAACTGCCATTTGCAGCTCCAGTATTCCTTCTTATCTACTTCTACTTTTCTCCGCTAAGCAATCTCTTGCACTTATCATGGAAGATTCGTCCATCTAATCATCTATTTCTAACACTAATAATATAATGGTAAGTTCATCTAGCTCATCCATCACTTTTATACTTTGAACCTTAAAGAAGCTTACCTTATCAGAGATAGATTGCTGAAACCAAAATACATATATAGCAATCTCTCAACatgtattatttctttttctaccaCAACACATGTCCgtataaaattagaaaaataccAAACAGCATTACAAAGTTAACAAAGAGAAGTCCTGATGGCAAAATAGAACCCATTTAAGTATGATGCTAAAGTTGAGTGCCTAAATTGACATCAGGTTCAGGCCCGTTAACTGCTATGTTTGAACATCACTTCAAAGTGCAGAACAACCATCAGCAGAACCTTGCTACAATTTTCTTCAAGAAACCAATATTATTTACCCAAAAAAGTCCAAAAGGAATATATTTAAGTACACAAATTACAGTAGAACATCACTCCTGTGAGCAAAAACATTAGATATCTGTGCTCTCAATGCATCCAAATCAAATTGATGTAGCAAAAATGACTAAAGGGTGATAATCTGACACGTATATCAGGGAAAAAAACATAGAAGTAACGTTTGCATGGGTGTATAAGGATATGGATAAGATATGACAAGACAAAATCGATTAGGAAATTATATCCACTTTTATCTAATTTCTCTGCATCCATAACAAAAGCTAGTTCATCTTAACTAGAACTCAGGATATGCGTGAACCAATCTATAAGATGTGAAAACAATAAAACCATAAAATTCAAAAGAACATTGCTCCAACTAAAGCATTGCCTACTCATTCAAGTACAACTTCTAGACATGGTTTAATTAAAACAATAACCCATTTCAAGAAGTTCAGTAATATGATTAAAAGGATCAAAtgttgaaagaaaacaaaaatgttACTTCAAAAAAGAATGAGGCTTACTTAAGGCGGAGCCCTCGACAGCGTTGGCTCTGAGTTGCAGGAAAGGAAGAATGGAAATACCCACAAGAAGAACCGCCCTCCTCTTACGGGAAACGTGGTCCTTTGGGTCTTGATGGGACAGAGAAGCCATTGGAGGCCTGAAGCTTCTCCTTCTTCTCTTGGACTCTGCATTTCTTAGGTTAAAGATAACGGATtgcgaagaagaagaagaagaagaagaagaaaacagtAGCTGACAGTTGGAAATGGGAGTTTGCAAATAGCAAGAGCTCCCTATCACGAAACCCATTTCTACcttttttcccttcttttttttttttttgaacttttcTGGGaagttgagaaaaaaaaaagaaagaagctcACCTGCTCTCTACTTTGCTCTATCCTCATTTCTTTTTTCTAATTTCCGTCAGTGAAAGCTCGTTGAAAGGCAAAAATGCCCCTATTAGTTTGTGATAATTACGAGGAAAATCCTTCTTCCActctataaaatataaaattttcaattttttttttcctttttcgtgCAGTAGATTTGAGAATTTTCTTGGGGGGGGATATTTGTGCGTGTGTTTAAGTATTGGTATTTTCTATTGCATCTCATATAAATTAGGAAAAACATTTGGTATATTTTTATCGGagttttaaattttacaattagggttagaaattaaaaatatcttatctgaatataataaaatattaaaaataaatattttaaaaacatagagatacaaaattaattttaaaattacttgtaaaataataaaaattaggaatATATTAAATACTAACCCTAAATTTAATTCAATTGTTACAGTTGAAGATATATATAATCATTATACTTAAGttcaatataaatttaattatgaaaataaaagaTTAGTGCATTGAACTGTTTCTTGACACGGTCAAGTAGATTGTTTTGCTTTGAAAGAGTGGTGAAATTTTATCAAAGTAattcattttttaataaaaaagaattactcttaatttaaaaaaaaattatcgaGTAATATATAATGTTAGACATGAGAGGGCAAATGGGTAATTTGGAATAGAGATATGGGTCCAAAAAAACAGATCCATACATGCAGCATCGAGATTCAACAGCTTCTAAACCCAATGTCAAATTGCCACGTAAGAAGAAGTGAAACTTTTTATCTTCAACATACAGGCCGGTAGGTTGCCACGTCATGCAAATTGTTTTAGTGTATAAtcttactttttctttttcataacCTCCTATGTTTGTACAAAATTATAGCTCAGATGGTcgaataaatatttgttcttcGTATATTGATAAACATTAAAATTTGAGTAGTCATGTTAATATAGTGAATGATAGAGGCTTTTAACATGCAAGATCGTATATTGAAGTAGTTCTTTCTtgtccatttttttttaaattttgatgtatCCGGTAAGCTAGCTCTGATAAATATTTTTTCTTGTTTGAGGGTGTTCTTCCATTTGTGGGCTACTGAGCTTGACTTCTGTCGGTCTTTTCTACTTCTTTGTGTTTATTATTTTTGGGCCTTTTGAACCTATAACCAATCTCCTTTCCTTGATGGAAGtttcattaatatttaataataagcAAATAGTGAACAATCTTAATATTAGGTCAGATATCACCTTTTTAACAAGTCATTATGGCCATAAAGATGAGTGCATTGTGGCTATAACACCCTCTCTTTTTTACACTTGTTAATGATACAGATGAGTGCATTGGACCATTTCATTTGCATTGTTCttcttctattattattttttattttttaaaaggatAGTTGATTATGATTAATTTTGCCTCAAACACCAAATTCCATGGTTCTTATTTCACGTTGTGCAAAGCAAACGTTAGAAGAATTATGCATGCAGAAAAGATGCAATGCTTTTCAACCTGATGTGAGTGCCTTTTGACTTTGCATCCATTAaaacaattataaattatttgtttgtgttatttcttttttctttgttatTCCATAAGTCATATTAAATCGAGTTGGAGAAAACCATAAACAAAAAACCGAAAATCTGCTAACACTCACTCGAAGAGCAAGATTCTAACCCCTTCCCTGGAAATCAAATAAGTGGTTTCACCTTTGTCTAAGCTCTTGCAAGATTGGTGCTGAAGATTAGGCTACCATATCCAGGTTAGCAAATCCAGCACTAGACTTCAACCACTGTATCAAACACATCCAGAATAAACATACTCTCATGTCTCACCATGACAACACTCACCCACGTAACATACAGCGCTCCACAAAAAGTATCGTTGGTTCTGAGATTGAGATCTGAGATTGAGACACCAATGATAGGAGATACATTTAACCTGTGACGATCTTCTTCAGCATTACCAAGTGAACCGTGAAAACCCAGATTTGCATCACTGAACCAGGAACAAGATTAAACCACTAACATTCATAAACAAGAATTTATTACAGACAACTAAGGTTAATCCAGTGAATGTCGAATGCATTCAAGATTCAACAATGAGTTTGTCAAGTTCCAAAGTTTCTGCAACGGCTCACACAAGAGCaacaataacaaaaaaaagatataataaaaagaaaactgATGACATGGGGCTTCCAGCCGCTACTAACTCATCTAATCAAAATTATAATGCAACAGTCTAATGATATTATATCTATCTCCGGATTATAAATTAAACTCTATGCTGTGCTATCCATGACTTGTGATttatgctccaatcatccatggCTGCAGATAGATTCACATAAACAGCTCTTTTTATGAACAGATGATCATCCCAGTTAATTAATGTTATCACTCTGGGCATGGATGCCTGCAAAAAGCTTTCACAACAATAGTCCATTACATGTTAATGGACATACCCATTAGGAAGACATCTTCATCATTGCTCCGTTCTGGAGAACTGTCGGATGAGGAATTATTACAAGTTTTCTCCATTTCCTCGTCCGCAAAAATCTCCTCAGTGCAGCAATCGAAACTGCAAAATGCCTTTTCACCTCTGCAAGAATCAGAAGTAAAAACAGTCTCAGCCATTACATAGAGTTGCAACCAGAAGTAAAAGTTGAAAGCGGATACGAAGTGTATAAACCTGTGCATGTAAACTTCTTCATCCTTCTCTAGTTGTTTCTTGCAAGTGTAACAGAAGCTCAAATACTCATCAGAGAGGTGAAGTGTTGAAGTCTCTCTGCTCTTGGCTGGTGGGGGCACATTGGTACCGGATTCCACTTTTCTGTCAAAAATGGTCAACTCATTGTTGTGACATTCCAAAATACAGTCACCGAAAAGATGAGTTGTTTTAGGGTTCGGACCGTGAGAAATTATACAAGTATAATCCTCGGAAAGCTCTATCTCATGTGTGGAAAGAGACACCATGCTATGGCTGAGGAGTATAGGAAGTGAACTTGGTTTACTTACCAAAGAATTATCTACTTGCAAAGGTCTGCCAATTGGCAGAGGTGAACTGTTAGTACTGAAGGTTGCATTTTCTGAACAAAAACTTTCGGAACTCATATTCAGGTTTTCACTAGAGGAAATAAATGAAGGGGAAAGCCCAAGATCTGTTTTGGGTTCAACCGATACTTCTTCATTTCCAAAGTAATCTGCTGACTTGGTGCTGGATTTTCTGGCTTGGAAAAGCTGTGAAATTATGTAATTCCTAGGCAAAGAATTGGATTTCATGGAATTACCAAGGTATTCACGGGAATACCTCGATGAATAAGGAAACTTAGTCTTCACCTGTGGTCCGAATACTATATTCATTCTCTTTGGAGAATCAAGGTCTCCACCATCTGGTTTAATATCATCGGCAAGCAAATTCACAATGCCCAAGCCTATCTTACTACAATCGCACTTCTTTTGACAACCACTTTGAGATGATGATCTAGGAGACCTAACAGTAAAGGGGTTGCTAAAATTCGCAAACACTCTCAAATCAAGAGGAGATGTAGGGCTTCGTACAGCATCAGAATCCGAAGATCCCTTAGTGCTAAACCCAACAAGGAAACCAGGAATATTGAATAGTGAGCTGCTAATATGCCTTAAACCCAATGTAGACGAGTCTGGATCAGGATCAGCCATCACACTACCATCCATTGAACTTGCCTATGAAGTATGTTTTCTCACACTGCATTATCTATAAAACCACAACCTTTTAGCAAGAAAGCCAGCAGCTCCTTACTGCATTAGAATCAAGAACTCATTAATATAAAACATATGCCATTGATGCCAAAACCATAACAAAACAAATACCATGCAAGGAAATGCCCCATGAAAAAGAGTATAAAGAACATCCATTTATCCACCCAAAGAAAAACAAAAGCCCAGAGGATTATACCCCAAAATTATGAGCATTTTTTGGAAAGCAACATCGCAATAGCCAATAAGCAGAATAATATCATAACAATTTCACCTCAAAAATCAAAAGTTTGACAGGCCTTTAGAAAAAGTGGAACAGTACAAGATCCTTGAATCATATCAACAATGCAAGATGAAgattaaaaaaagaaaacttGAAAATGTCATTAAAGATTCATCTAATGACATTTTTGAGCACCGATGAAGAATCTAATGAAGCAAACTAATCCTCAATAAGTTCGTTTAATGTGGTAAAGGTAAATCCAAATCAACAAAAGGGGGCGACCCTTTTATATAGCTGATATGCAACAGTGAACTTGTAAATAAACAAAGCAAATAAACAAGAAAGCCAATAATTTATTTTACATCCAACTCTACAAAGAAGCAGTACAGAAATGTGGCTAGCATAGATTTTGATGATCAACATTAACCAAACCCCAGATTATCAttaacaaaaaaatttcaaagatTTCTAAAAATCAGACAGATTTAAGGAGCTTTTTGAAGATGGAGGACTGAGAACAGATTCTTAAAAAAATGATGAAGAAGTAACTAAAACAAAAAGCACGATCGAAACAAGATGCAAAATTTACCCCCCCCAAAAAAAGTAAATGGGTACTCGAAAAATGGACAAGGCATTAAtaattagcaaaaaaaaaaagacattgcATGCATCAAAACCAACATAGACATCAGTTAAGTCAAAGTTAAAACATGAAGGGAAAAAAAGTACCTTGAAAATCAAACTGGTTTCAAATAAAGATCCAATCTTTTTAACACCCAGATGCTAAAAAATGCAGATtgatcaaaaaaaataaaaataaaagagctAAAACAAATACAAAATGGCGAAAATTGAAAAGAACCCACCTGGTTTTCTTCTCTTAAAACTTGGAAGGAGAGAGGAAAAAAGAACACCCAAAATGCAGATGAGAATGAGATGATAGTCTGGCTTAGCAAAAACATATATAAACTctcaatatatattttttcctgccatttttattaaattttttagttaatttattttTGCTTCTTCTGAAATGCATCAAAATCAGGGAAATAGTAGACGACTGAGGCTTCTGATATACTCTTTCTCTGCTTCTCTCTAATCATTAAGAGTGATATACGTATTTTTATGCGATGTAGATGTGGTTCGTAGAAAACAGTGTCCACCGTATACCTTTGTGAGCTTGAATGCTGTTGATAACCTCGTAAAAGTTACTGATAGGCGGTAAATAATATATTACAATAAAACAGTAAACCGACTCAAAACAAGCATTTAAGTTATTAATAAACGAATTTTTCTCGATagactaaaataattaaaatatgtctTAGGATTCTTTTAGATTATGTTTATAAGTTATGTGGTatgtttagttttttattttatttcaagttaCATTATAGTTAaagtatttaattttataattattattattttatattaattataaataaaagtattatttatttaaagaGAGATaggattaataaataatttttttgataaaTTAAACCAATTAAAATATATCTTAAAGTCTTTTGGATAGATATTTATCTCCTgtgtaatatatttaatttttttttacactaAAATATCGTTACATCACTATTATTTTCACACCAATCACAAATAAATGTACTATTCATTTAAAAAGGCTGAAGATTTAGTATGGTTagtaaatgaaattatattgaCAATTTACTTGAATTAATAAAcgaaacaaaaaaataaattatttttctacTGTTTATCTAGCTCcctaataatttataatcaaattATTATCCAACTGTAAGAATAATAATATGTTTCTTTAAACAGTGTATATTCCATTCCTGTTTTAGAGCTGAAGACAAAAGGAAACAgagtttcttttatatgaagcAGTCACGCTTGCTGTGCACGGCAATTGTTGTCCACTTGATCTGCCCCACGTTTTTGCTTTTAATTGTCCTCCCCCTTcatcaactttttattttattttctctttttttactGAAAATCTTGTATTTTGCATTTTTATAATcatgtaaaatataaatataaattaaaacttttatattatataatttttatcatatatttGCATGTTTTATACTGTAATAGCCGTATTAATGTTttacattaaattatatattatatcgtattataatatttttacagTTTATATCGTATAATTATATCACACTTAAAATTCTCGAGTCTAGATTAtatacttgaaaaaaaaaagaaaaaaaaagtcttTGAATTCAGACCATAAAATGGTGCATTGAAGATAGACCATAAAAATTCCAGTTGtgttaaggaaaaaaaaaaaaagctattgAAAGAGTGTATTACGGTTTTGCCCTTTCTTAAATAGTGTAATCAGCACAAAAAAACCGAAAAGTGAAGAACACAAAGCTGAACAAAAACGTCTTTGTAAACGccaatttttctattttctaaaATTTCTGTCCTGTTGCGTTGAACGACGTTAATCGTTAAGGGCTAGGAGAGGGAACCTAAAGATCTGTTTGCTTTTAACTTTTGCAAACTTATTACTATGCCGTCGGTGTTTAAGGACTCCGAGACACAGCCAAAGTTGCTTCTGGATTGATCCAAACATGGTGCTATTTGTTTTAAGGGATAAAAGCCTGCTCACTAACGTACTACTACTTCCGGCAGAAAAAAAAACCGTAATGCTTCTACTCTTACTTTATACAGATTGTTTATATCTGTGGAGGCTCGTATGTTTTACGAAATATAAAAAAACGTGTTTcggattattaaaattaaaaatccaCCTCTTTTATCAATAATTATATgataattgataaaaatattattttattgattTAAAAGTATAAAGGTAAAAATAAAATTCCATTTTCAAAATATTCCTACTCCTTTAACTTGGAGGATGCGTGTAAATTAAAAACATTacgaaaattaatttaatttttaaatattttcacatcaattttattatttatatttgtgATTCAtggtaattttttaataattttatttttgaagtcTGAAATTCATTCTTCCCTTAAAAAATGTCATGAAAATGtacaatatatttaatattatacCTAAATATATTAATTCAATTTTATATTGCGTATAGCTCACTCAAAAATATTAGCTCGCGAAAACATTTTTGCATTGTTTTACGCAATCAATGGttgtaaataatttattataccgCAAGAAGTTTGAAATTTTGGCTTTGCCACGTCCTTTGTGGTAGAGCCAAACAATAAATTAAACGGCGTCGAATAAGGCCGTCAAACTCTATGATTTAGTGGGTCCAAAAAAGTGGACCCCACTAGAAAAGACCTGCTCCGAGTAATGATTCCTCGCAGTTCACAGACCTATTTATTTTACAGTTCTGTTTTGTCGTTTAGTTTGActcagcttttctttttcttttataaaaagaAATCTAATTCACTAATATACTTAATTACaccaaataatagtaataataattacAATAAAGATATGTACACGAGAGGATCCACATGTGTTCCCTTTTGCTGTCAAACCTGGTGCAATCCAACGGATGAAATATGAAGATTCGCTGGGCAAAGTAAGATGATCTGACGGATACAAATGACATAGTTAACTGCTCCTGTAAGTGAGCCCACCACACGTGTCGTGCAATGTATTGAAGTGCCTGAAATTCTTTTGTTTGTTTGTGGCGCACGAGATCGTAACCACATCGGGATGCCCGGAGCTTGCAACCTTGCATCATTCGCTTTTCgttttaatattactattttcttaatttttctcTTTCGGTTTCTTTTTGCAGGGCAAGGATATTCAGGGTTTAGCCTAATTTGAATGATTTCAATAAAAGTATCATGAAGCTTTTCTACTAATAgttttttacttaaaaaaataaattaattaatttttgtgtgttaaataaaaaattatttattctgttaaaattttattattaaaaattaattattgtatGTTAATATGAGAGTACATATGACATTCCATGCGtcattatttgattattttatcaATCGCACTAGTTCTTAATAGTACaaatagattaaattttaaaagaagtgACCAATTTGTTCTCTAATATATTGTATAGGTATTAAATTATCTTTTTTTAGTAAAGAAGACAAAATACAATCTAATTCTTAATATTAAACctttatgatacttttacccACTCCATTTGTAAATCAAAGGCttaatcatgtaaaaaaaaaagtcaaactttttcaaaaaagtaattaagtctttgtttttttttttacttaattggatatttaaacttttaaaatgcataaaaaacaCCCTCaacttaaaaaataataattaagtccttttttttgcactcaattgagtacttaaactttcaaaatacataaaaaagaccttcaaactttttcaaaaaaaagcaAGTAAgcccttgttttttttttcacacACATTTTGATACTTGAATTGTCAAAATGTATCAAAAAAACATTTTGACATTAACTTTAATAGTTGAACATTAAAGTTAATTGCCCTAAAGTTAATTGCAcctaatttttttagttaaaaccACCCCGTATCACAACCACGACGTAACATGtggcaaaaaattataaaaaaataaataaatgttataaaaagtattaaattttaataaaaaagtaaaatatataaaaatcataaaaaatgtaaaaaattataaaaatcataaaaaaaattataaaatgtatcAAAAAGGTCCTTTAGGCTTTAACTGTAAcgccctttacccgagaccgttgccggagtcgagcacaaggcactactaaacttatttgagcacttaaccaaatttagataatttatataatacttttcagacaagctgtccaactgtgtcatagttgctaaataattcatatctcgagttataaaactcgaaatccaaatccgtaaattttctctgaatttatactcatatatctacttaccaatttttttctagaatttttggtcaagccaattagtacagtttattatttaaaatctcccatgttttagggtttgactactctgacctttgtgtattacgaatcagatatctctctgtacagagcttcaatgactatgccgtttgtctctaataaaactagactcaataaggaatctgtacatataaagtatgacttctaattatctttgtaaaat is part of the Gossypium arboreum isolate Shixiya-1 chromosome 5, ASM2569848v2, whole genome shotgun sequence genome and harbors:
- the LOC108453514 gene encoding FCS-Like Zinc finger 10-like — its product is MDGSVMADPDPDSSTLGLRHISSSLFNIPGFLVGFSTKGSSDSDAVRSPTSPLDLRVFANFSNPFTVRSPRSSSQSGCQKKCDCSKIGLGIVNLLADDIKPDGGDLDSPKRMNIVFGPQVKTKFPYSSRYSREYLGNSMKSNSLPRNYIISQLFQARKSSTKSADYFGNEEVSVEPKTDLGLSPSFISSSENLNMSSESFCSENATFSTNSSPLPIGRPLQVDNSLVSKPSSLPILLSHSMVSLSTHEIELSEDYTCIISHGPNPKTTHLFGDCILECHNNELTIFDRKVESGTNVPPPAKSRETSTLHLSDEYLSFCYTCKKQLEKDEEVYMHRGEKAFCSFDCCTEEIFADEEMEKTCNNSSSDSSPERSNDEDVFLMGMSINM